In Oncorhynchus masou masou isolate Uvic2021 chromosome 11, UVic_Omas_1.1, whole genome shotgun sequence, the genomic stretch tgtccttgaggggctcagccagagcccggacttgaacccgatcgaacatctctggagagacctgaaaatggctctGCAGTGttctacccatccaacctgacataacttgagaggatctgcagagaagaacaggTGTGAAAAGCTTGTaaagtcatacccaagaacactcgaggattcaacaaagttctgagaaaagggtctgaacagttatgtaaatgtgatatgtacagtggggcaaaaaagtatttagtcagccaccaattgtgcaagttctcccacttaaaaggatgagagaggcctgtaaatttatcataagtacacttcaactatgacagacaaaatgagaaaaaaatccagaaaatcacattgtaggatttttaatgaatttatttgcaaattatggtggaaaataagtatttggtcaataacaaaagttgatctcaatactttgttatataccctttgttggcaatgacagaggtaaaacattttctgtaagtcttcacaaggttctcacacacggttgctggtattttggcccattcctccatgcagatctcttctagagcagtgatgttttggggctgttgctgggcaacacggactttcaactccctccaaagattttctatggggttgagatctggaaactggctaggccactccaggaccttgaaatgcttcttacgaagccactccttcgttgcccgggcggtgtgtttgggatcattgtcatgctgaaagacccagccacgtttcatcttcaatgcccttgctgatggaaggaggttttcactcaaaatctcacgatacatggccccattcattctttcctttacatcgatcagtcgtcctggtccctttgcagaaaaacagccccaaagcatgatgtttcaacccccatgtttcacagtaggtatggtgttctttggatgcaactcagcattctttgtcctccaaacacgaagagttgagttttaccaaaaagttatattttggtttcatctgaccatatgacattctcccaatcttcttctggatcatccaaatgctctctagcaaacctcAGATGgccctggacatgtactggcttaagcagggggacacgtctggcactgcaggatttgatcttgcccatagtggagtttggagtgtgactgtttgaggttgtggacaggcgtcttttatactgataacaagttcaaacaggtgccattaatacaggtaacgagtggaggacagaggagcctcttaaagaagaagttacaggtctgtgagagccagaaatcttgcttgtttgtaggtaaccaaatacttattttccaccataatttgcaaataaattcattaaaagtcctacaatgtgattttcttctcattttgtctgtcatagttgaagtgtacctatgatgaaaattacaggcctctcatctttttaagtgggagaacttgcacaattggtggctgactaaatacttttttgccccactgtatataaactaCACACGTCTATctatacacacagtacatgtaATTTACAAAGAAAATATCACATTTGTCTTGCAAATCATTTTCCAAAAGCAAATGTCACAATAACTCAAAATTAGAGTCATCAtaataaaaaatgtatacaaaatcTAAGTACTTACGCATCAAAGCATCGACCCTTAACTCTCCGAACCATAGACTGGGATAACATTGGGTTATAGGAACAGTAACTTACATGAATGGGGTCCAGTGGGGTCTACCAGTGAGGAGGCACATAGCTATACCCAGGCGTCCCCTGGGGCCGGTACGTTGGCAGGGTGACCGGATGCCCACCGATGTGCTGAGTGGCATGCTGAGGCGTGGTCAGCAGAGTACCTGGGCAGAGAGGGTCAATCAGACATAGAGGTCACCATGGTAACAATGGACAGACAGGTATCAAGGAAACACGCTGGTTGCCGAGTACTGTTATAAATTTGTTATAAACACAGAGCCTTCACCCCAAACAGAAACATGACTGCAAATTATAGTGTGAACAATTTTTTTGAGTTGTTTGTAGAGTTGAAGGTTCAAGTAcctttcccaaaattcccaggtttttaCAGAAATCTTGGTTGTAGTATTTCCTAGTTATTACCTCCTGATTCCACAAATATTCCAATtgggatttctggaaaatctGGGGATTTTGCAACCCTAGTAGTTGAGTGTTGACTTCTTACCAGCAGACATGGCCATGGTTGTGCCAGCCACCATGCCCATGGCCATGTGGCCGTTGGAGCGGGGTTGTTGGACGGGGGCAgggtagagggtggaggggatGCTGTTGGGCTGCACCACCGTGGTGTGGTGGATGACGTGAGGCTGAGCCGCATACATCGGCTGTGTGTAGTACGCAccctgagagaaagagaagatggaAGTGGCCTTGGCAATATTCAATATTGAAGAATGTATGTCATGGCaatgagatggggagagagagaggaagaaggtagagagagaaggagataataCAATAAAGCATCTTGAATTGATCTGAGATagggagcgaggggagagagaggaagaaggaagagagagaaggagataataCAATAAAGCATCTTGAATTGATCTGAGATagggagcgaggggagagagaggaagaaggtaaTAATACAATAAAGCATCTTGAATTGATCTGAGATagggagcgaggggagagagaggaagaaggtagagagagaaggagataataCAATAAAGCATCTTGAATTGATCTGAGATagggagcgaggggagagagaggaagaaggaagagagagaaggagataataCAATAGAGGAGCGAGAGGGCAAGCGAGAGGgtgggcagacagagagaggatagggaggaagagaaagaagtgAGAGAAAAGGAACAAAGGGAGAATCTTACTTTTATAGCACAAATCATTTTACTCAGCAAGCTAGCCGTCTACTAACAATCCAAAAACAAGTACAGGGGGTAAATCAATCACGTCTTATAGAGGCAGATAGGCGATATTAACAGACAAATCAACCCCAGTGAATAGAGCCCATGTCGGGCCTTACCTGAGCGTAGAGGTTCTGTTGGGGATAGGCACTTCTGATTGGGTACATGGCCGTctggtaggggttaggggatgGGGAGTACGGAGGGGGCGCCCCATTGGACTGGCCAGGGGGCACCTTGTAGGGTGTCCCAGCAGTGTATCCTAGATgtgagagaaagtgagggggggggggggtcgaagAATGTAGGGGGAAAAAGCAagatagagaagaagagagatatcaggaggggaaagggagagatgcaGAAAGAGAAAGCGAGGGGCAGAAAAGACAGGGTGAGAGACCTAGTTTCAGTTTTCAGATCATTTGTCATTCTCTTGAGATTCAGTGTCTCATTGAAGGAGCAGAACCTTGAGGGCACACGTCTCACTGACTAAATAACACGAAAACATTCTGCCTGCTCCAAAGTGCTGGTTGGGCAACTTTGTTTTGTGATTAGTACTCACAAAACATTGTGATATGCGATGGTAATGCCATCTATTGGCCAACATAATCATACATATATTTTATAAATAAAATCTgctaaaaaaaaacaaaacattgggCTATAGCGCAAAAACACATGCTACAACTGTACGAATCGTGAGGTAATGTTTCTGGAACCCTGGACAGAGGCTACTATAAGTGCCTTTCTGGTGGAGCTTCAGCATGAAACAAGTTTGTGTGCGTCTGTCTGcatgtaacgatgtgcgctgagagtcgggaagcacgTTCAGGGAGTTAGTGATTTAATCAATAAACaaaacacgaacaacgcacagacatgaaacagtaacaataatgcctggggaaggaaccaaaggtaGTGGCATATagagggcaggtaatcaaggaggtgatggagtccaggtgagtctgatgatgcgcaggtgcacgtaacgatggtgacaggtgtgcaccataatgagcagcctggtgaccgagAGGCCGgggagggagcacacgtgacactgCATCTGTATGGCACGCACATTATGGAGAAAAGTGACAGTCAACTGATGAGGATCGGGCTGTTTTACTTTAGTGAGTTAAGTTATAAATCATGGGCTGGATAGAAGCAAAGTCTACTGTCTTCAGAACTGGATAATAATGACTATttgcctcatcctcctctcttagTATTGTTTGTTCAATCTCTTGATCTCTCATAAATCTGTGATTGAGAATAGCCAATGTGTCacatatactccctctccggcctctagttCATttggctgctgattatcccgcacacctgtcaccatcgtcttgCGCACCAGCTtcagcgcctcatgacactcacctggactccatcacctccttgattatcttccctatatccgTCACtacccttggttctttcctcaggtgttattgactctgtttcatgGCGGTGCGTTCTTTGTGTTTCATGGTTTGTTCATTTAttaaaaacactcactccctgaacttgcttcctgactctcagcgcaTTCCTTATGCAATGCCTCGGCCTGTTGTCGGGTTGATTGTTTAGCAACAAATCCAATGTGTGCGCAACTAcggggcaaaacagacagggttggcttcAATTGACAACATGTAAAACATGGTCTCCCTTATTTAAAAATATTAAGTTGCACCTGATTCTCATATACTTCGTTACAGTTGTTGGATATCTAATTTgagccatattagcatagacatgACATCAGTGAAAAAACATAACAATTCATGCTATTAAGAACAAGATGAAACGAGCCACTTTaaattccccacatggcagtttgtcattgttgctagctatctgctAGCTACACACGGCCTTCTGTCCCACTTGCACATCGTTTCCGTGATGTTCTCAGCTAACCTGTCTATAGACAgactatttttaatttttaaagtGGAAACTTTAGGACATGGAACTCCATTAGATCCATTCATTGTTTGATCTGGAGAAAGCCATGGATGCATATAACGCCGAAGTGTAGAGTAGGCTTGCCCAAAATCATATGAATAGCCTATCGAATGGAGAGGGAAGTGTAGAGTTGGCTTGCCCAAAATCATATAAATAACCTATTGAATGGAGAGGGAAGGGAATTTAGGCCTATCCTACATTTATTAAAAGAGCTAGACACAAGAtagttaacttcttggtgacagggggcagtattttcacatccggatgaaatgcatgcccaaattcaactgcctgctactcatccccagaagataagat encodes the following:
- the LOC135548898 gene encoding protein FAM168A-like isoform X1, translated to MAGGHPTNQFSFLYQPESAQNLKSKGRLSSNMNPVYSPVQPGTPYGNPKNIAYAGYPAGYPQTPTYTPNLYQTGSPGYPQVLLVKQGWPQASGAAGALEGSYDLAMDAGSEGRQYQASAAAFRYTAGTPYKVPPGQSNGAPPPYSPSPNPYQTAMYPIRSAYPQQNLYAQGAYYTQPMYAAQPHVIHHTTVVQPNSIPSTLYPAPVQQPRSNGHMAMGMVAGTTMAMSAGTLLTTPQHATQHIGGHPVTLPTYRPQGTPGYSYVPPHW
- the LOC135548898 gene encoding protein FAM168A-like isoform X2; protein product: MNPVYSPVQPGTPYGNPKNIAYAGYPAGYPQTPTYTPNLYQTGSPGYPQVLLVKQGWPQASGAAGALEGSYDLAMDAGSEGRQYQASAAAFRYTAGTPYKVPPGQSNGAPPPYSPSPNPYQTAMYPIRSAYPQQNLYAQGAYYTQPMYAAQPHVIHHTTVVQPNSIPSTLYPAPVQQPRSNGHMAMGMVAGTTMAMSAGTLLTTPQHATQHIGGHPVTLPTYRPQGTPGYSYVPPHW
- the LOC135548898 gene encoding protein FAM168A-like isoform X3, encoding MAGGHPTNQFSFLYQPESAQNLKSKGRLSSNMNPVYSPVQPGTPYGNPKNIAYAGYPAGYPQTPTYTPNLYQTGSPGYPQGYTAGTPYKVPPGQSNGAPPPYSPSPNPYQTAMYPIRSAYPQQNLYAQGAYYTQPMYAAQPHVIHHTTVVQPNSIPSTLYPAPVQQPRSNGHMAMGMVAGTTMAMSAGTLLTTPQHATQHIGGHPVTLPTYRPQGTPGYSYVPPHW